A window from Brachionichthys hirsutus isolate HB-005 chromosome 4, CSIRO-AGI_Bhir_v1, whole genome shotgun sequence encodes these proteins:
- the prr16 gene encoding protein Largen, producing the protein MSGTPNADAEGVVSKVQVKREIKTIVENLETILGDLKDVAKELKEVVHDIDTLTGDLQLEEDGLTDSSKTDTLNSNSSSTTTASSLEKMKLFPDDCIFKLTAPFAPDLASPPAVLTVFKKAHPPLPPPRLTPQRSEDHNIRNLPHPTLVLSGNISKAAGSLMKNGGVFPLKPHRDLFSSPPCFISNDSGVPESGLVPTLPRPMPLLRHEKSKCTKEPSRDPRERERVRFSEKVQYHGYCPDCDLQYDVDDTELHLRAELNGLRLSPVHCCSSSSPPPAHVLPHELMVENGNLSVSRSFPPTAAATPPCVPRHPPSLKPQKTILRKSTTTTV; encoded by the exons ATGTCAGGGACACCAAATGCAGACGCAGAAGGAGTCGTCTCCAAAGTGCAGGTGAAAAGGGAGATCAAGACAATCGTGGAGAATTTGGAAACCATCCTGGGAGACCTGAAGGATGTAGCCAAAGAGCTTAAAGAG GTCGTTCACGACATCGACACGCTGACCGGGgatctgcagctggaggaggacggacTGACAGACAGCTCTAAAACGGACACCCTCAACTCCAACTCGAGTTCCACCACCACTGCTTCCAGCCTGGAGAAGATGAAGCTTTTCCCTGACGACTGCATCTTTAAACTAACTGCACCCTTTGCCCCGGATCTTGCCAGCCCTCCTGCGGTCCTAACGGTATTCAAGAAGGctcaccctcctcttccaccaCCCAGACTGACCCCGCAGAGGAGTGAGGATCACAACATTAGAAATCTGCCTCATCCAACATTAGTGTTATCAGGGAACATATCCAAGGCTGCCGGATCTTTAATGAAAAATGGAGGCGTTTTCCCACTGAAACCACACAGGGATTTATTCTCCTCCCCGCCATGCTTCATATCCAATGACAGCGGAGTCCCAGAGTCCGGTCTTGTTCCTACATTGCCCAGGCCCATGCCTCTTCTCCGTCATGAAAAGAGCAAATGCACAAAGGAGCCCAGCAGGGATCCTCGTGAGAGAGAGCGCGTCCGTTTCAGTGAGAAGGTCCAGTATCACGGCTACTGCCCGGATTGCGACCTCCAATATGATGTAGATGACACAGAATTACACTTACGGGCCGAACTGAACGGCTTGAGGCTCAGCCCAGTGCACTGCTGCTCTTCCTcgtcccctcctcctgctcatgTGCTTCCTCACGAACTGATGGTGGAAAACGGGAATCTGTCAGTGAGTCGCAGCTTCCCACCGACAGCAGCCGCTACTCCACCCTGCGTGCCTCGTCACCCACCTTCCCTCAAACCCCAGAAAACAATCCTACgcaaatcaacaacaacaacggttTGA
- the hsd17b4 gene encoding peroxisomal multifunctional enzyme type 2, with amino-acid sequence MSLSFEGSVVLITGAGGGLGREYALAFAERGASVVVNDLGADTKGGGKSSAAADKVVEEIRAKGGKAVANYDSVEEGEKLIQSALDAFGRIDVVVNNAGILRDRSFARISDLDWDLIHRIHLRGSFLVTRAAWNHMKKQKFGRIIMTTSAAGIYGNFGQANYSAAKLGLLGLSNTLAIEGSKYNVYCNTIAPVAGSRLTEDVMPPDLLASLKPEYVAPLVLWLCHEACQENGGLFEVGAGWIGKLRWERTLGQIVRQKNKPMAPEAVRDQWDKICDFTGATKPKSLQDSMALMMNVLSDVESEVKANPTAAAGSISPTEAVGQKLPPTAFTFTHTQCILYALGVGMSTKDPDHLRFLYEGHPEFSCLPTFGVIPSQSALMDGGLSSIPGLDIDLTQILHGEQYLEIYRPLPTSGTLTSEATVVDLLDKGSGALLLLDMNTYSGNELVAYNQFSVFVVGAGGFGGKRTSEKAKAPIPPPKRAPDAVVTDSTTKDQAALYRLSGDWNPLHIDPSFAAMAGFKAPILHGLASYGFAARHVLKQFADNDPSRFKAIKARFVKPVIPGQSLQTEMWKEGNRIHIQCKVKETGDVVLAGAYVDLHGTSEASPENLTRGGALQSDLVFAEIGRRMKDAGSELVKKVNAVFGWEITKDGKSAAQWTIDLKNGGGTLNRGPYSGKVDVTFTASDEDFMEVVQGKLNPQKAFFSGKLKVKGNIMLSQKLEVILKDYAKL; translated from the exons ATGTCTTTGTCTTTCGAGGGAAGCGTCGTGCTCATCACTGGAGCCGGAGGAG GGCTTGGAAGAGAATACGCCCTTGCTTTTGCTGAAAGAGGCGCCTCAGTTGTCG TGAATGACCTTGGGGCAGACACTAAAGGGGGTGGAAAGagttctgcagctgctgataAGGTGGTGGAGGAGATAAGAGCCAAAGGAGGGAAGGCTGTGGCCAATTATG ATTCTGTAGAAGAAGGAGAAAAGCTGATCCAGTCAGCGCTGGATGCATTTGGAAGAATAG ATGTGGTCGTAAACAATGCTGG GATTCTCCGTGATCGATCATTTGCCAGGATAAGTGATTTGGATTggg ACCTGATTCACAGAATCCATTTGAGAGGCTCCTTCTTGGTGACTCGCGCTGCCTGGAAccacatgaaaaaacaaaagttcGGGAG AATCATCATGACGACTTCAGCCGCAGGCATCTATGGAAACTTCGGTCAGGCCAACTACAGCGCCGCCAAGCTGGGTTTGCTGGGGCTGTCCAACACCCTGGCTATTGAGGGAAGCAAATACAACGTCTACTGCAACACGATCGCGCCTGTAGCTGGGTCACGCCTCACAGAGGACGTCATGCCTCCAG ACCTCCTGGCATCCCTGAAGCCTGAGTATGTTGCTCCGTTGGTCCTCTGGCTCTGTCATGAAGCGTGCCAAGAAAATGGAGGACTGTTTGAG GTCGGTGCAGGGTGGATTGGTAAAT tacGCTGGGAACGTACTTTGGGCCAAATTGTAAGACAAAAGAACAAACCCATGGCCCCCGAGGCCGTCAGAGACCAGTGGGACAAAATCTGTGATTTTACAGGTGCCACCAAGCCTAAATCCTTACAAG ATTCCATGGCGTTGATGATGAATGTGCTGTCTGACGTGGAGTCGGAGGTCAAAGCAAATCCAACGGCCGCTGCGGGTTCAATCAGTCCC ACGGAGGCAGTGGGACAGAAACTACCACCCACCGCCTTCACCTTCACCCATACGCAGTGCATCCTGTATGCGCTGGGGGTGGGCATGTCCACCAAGGACCCCGACCACCTCAG GTTCCTGTATGAAGGCCATCCAGAGTTCAGCTGCCTCCCCACCTTCGGGGTCATTCCTTCCCAGTCAGCCTTAATGGATGGTGGCCTGAGTTCCATCCCGGGACTCGACATCGATCTCACGCAG aTATTACACGGAGAGCAGTATCTGGAGATTTACAGACCTTTACCAACCTCAG GGACACTAACGTCTGAGGCCACTGTAGTGGACCTGTTGGACAAAGGATCCGGagcgctgctcctcctggaCA TGAACACCTACAGCGGCAACGAGCTGGTCGCATACAACCagttttcagtgtttgtggtCGGAGCTGGAGGATTCGGAGGGAAGAGAACCTCCGAAAAAGCAAAA GCTCCCATTCCTCCTCCGAAACGAGCTCCAGACGCCGTGGTGACTGATTCCACCACCAAAGACCAA GCGGCCTTGTACCGGCTGAGCGGAGACTGGAACCCTCTTCATATAGACCCCAGCTTCGCTGCGATGGCAG GCTTCAAGGCTCCCATCCTGCATGGCCTGGCCTCCTACGGCTTCGCTGCGAGACACGTCCTCAAGCAGTTTGCCGACAACGACCCGTCCAGGTTCAAAGCCATCAAG GCTCGCTTTGTGAAGCCGGTGATTCCAGGTCAGTCGCTGCAGACTGAGAtgtggaaggaaggaaacagaATTCACATCCAGTGCAAA gTGAAGGAGACGGGTGACGTCGTCCTAGCGGGGGCCTATGTGGATTTGCACGGCACATCAGAGGCCTCCCCAGAAAATCTTACTCGA GGAGGAGCTCTTCAGAGCGACCTGGTGTTTGCTGAGATCGGCCGTCGGATGAAAGACGCTGGCTCCGAGTTGGTCAAGAAGGTGAACGCCGTTTTCGGCTGGGAGATCACCAAAGACGGCAAGAGCGCTGCACAGTGGA CTATTGATCTGAAGAACGGTGGCGGCACCCTGAATAGAGGCCCTTACAGCGGGAAGGTGGACGTGACCTTCACGGCGTCTGATGAAGACTTCATGGAGGTGGTGCAAGGAAAGCTCAACCCTCAGAAG GCATTCTTCTCGGGCAAACTGAAGGTTAAAGGAAACATCATGCTGAGTCAGAAGCTAGAGGTCATCCTGAAGGACTACGCCAAGCTGTGA